The proteins below come from a single Synechococcus sp. WH 8101 genomic window:
- the argF gene encoding ornithine carbamoyltransferase, giving the protein MVAASSGVASVLSPLKGRDFLSSADVSAEQTAALLELARQLKCGDRRIDLGNRVLGLIFTKASTRTRVSFQVAMARLGGQTVDLNPQVTQLGRGEPLEDTARVLSRFCDVLAVRTFAQQELVDYAHWATIPVVNALTDLEHPCQALADFLTMQEAFGDLQGQTLAYVGDGNNVAHSLMLCGALLGVNVRIGCPEGFEPLPGVLDQARALAVDGAEISVTSDPVAAVRGAQALYTDVWASMGQEQEQAERERAFQGFCLNEDLLAKADARAIVLHCLPAHRGEEISAGVMEGEASRIFDQAENRLHAQQALLACLMGGL; this is encoded by the coding sequence ATGGTCGCCGCAAGCTCCGGCGTTGCTTCCGTTCTCTCTCCTCTCAAGGGCAGAGATTTCCTTTCCTCTGCGGATGTCAGCGCTGAGCAGACCGCTGCTCTGCTGGAGCTGGCCCGACAGCTCAAATGCGGTGACCGTCGCATCGACCTGGGTAATCGGGTGCTGGGCCTGATCTTCACCAAGGCCTCCACCCGCACCCGCGTCAGCTTTCAGGTGGCGATGGCCCGCCTGGGGGGGCAGACCGTAGATCTCAACCCTCAGGTGACCCAGTTGGGCCGGGGTGAGCCGCTCGAAGACACGGCCCGTGTACTCAGCCGTTTCTGTGATGTGCTGGCGGTCCGCACCTTCGCCCAGCAGGAGCTGGTGGATTACGCCCACTGGGCCACGATCCCCGTGGTGAATGCCCTCACCGATCTGGAGCATCCCTGCCAAGCCCTCGCCGATTTCCTCACCATGCAGGAGGCGTTTGGTGACCTGCAGGGCCAGACCCTCGCCTATGTGGGCGATGGCAACAATGTGGCCCATTCCCTGATGCTCTGCGGTGCGCTCCTGGGCGTGAACGTGCGCATCGGTTGCCCTGAGGGATTCGAGCCGCTGCCTGGTGTGCTTGATCAGGCCAGGGCGCTGGCGGTGGATGGTGCGGAGATCAGCGTCACCAGCGATCCCGTCGCTGCGGTGCGCGGAGCCCAAGCGCTCTACACCGATGTGTGGGCGTCCATGGGGCAGGAACAAGAACAGGCGGAACGGGAGCGCGCTTTCCAGGGTTTCTGTCTCAACGAAGACCTGTTGGCGAAGGCGGATGCCCGCGCGATCGTTTTGCATTGTCTGCCTGCTCACCGCGGTGAAGAAATCAGCGCCGGGGTGATGGAGGGTGAGGCGAGCCGCATCTTTGATCAGGCAGAAAATCGCCTGCATGCGCAGCAAGCGTTGCTGGCCTGCCTGATGGGTGGCCTCTAG
- the lexA gene encoding transcriptional repressor LexA: MPSGSPEPLTSAQQELYDWLADYIGSHHHSPSIRQMMQAMGLRSPAPVQSRLRHLQQKGWITWQEGQARTLQLLGGMASGIPVLGAVAAGGLVETFDDVQERLDLAPLLETRGLFALTVNGDSMVEAHIADGDVVLMEPVTDPSRLRQGVIVSALVPGSGTTLKHFHRDGGTVRLEAANPAYAPIELPADQVQVQGKLMAVWRQV, from the coding sequence GTGCCATCCGGATCCCCCGAGCCTCTTACGTCCGCTCAGCAGGAGTTGTACGACTGGCTCGCTGATTACATCGGCAGCCATCACCACAGCCCCTCCATCCGTCAGATGATGCAGGCCATGGGGTTGCGATCTCCCGCTCCTGTGCAGAGTCGCTTGCGCCACCTGCAGCAGAAGGGCTGGATCACCTGGCAGGAGGGGCAGGCGCGCACGCTTCAGCTGCTCGGAGGCATGGCCTCCGGGATTCCGGTGCTGGGAGCGGTGGCGGCCGGTGGCTTGGTGGAGACCTTTGATGACGTCCAGGAGCGCCTCGATCTCGCTCCTCTCCTGGAAACCAGAGGTCTGTTCGCTCTCACCGTGAATGGCGATTCGATGGTGGAGGCGCACATCGCTGATGGCGATGTGGTGTTAATGGAGCCCGTGACGGATCCCAGTCGATTGCGGCAGGGGGTGATTGTGAGTGCGCTGGTGCCGGGGAGCGGCACCACCCTCAAGCATTTCCATCGCGATGGTGGCACCGTGCGTTTGGAGGCGGCCAACCCGGCCTATGCGCCGATCGAACTGCCCGCCGATCAGGTGCAAGTGCAGGGCAAGCTCATGGCGGTCTGGCGTCAGGTCTGA
- a CDS encoding site-specific integrase, producing MAPRQQWFDLLRLQLRQQHGKGWSVREIGASSRNPIGRCQLTRIWEDRTRSSVVMPLEWKATNATAILATVGQLRSLMEERNLSLQDAHKLNTELLSGPAATQEGFAGWPEVAARFLKSQDGRRSSTLRDLTARVERTLQALQTKPAPRDGASLMRTYASKFFESCPAGGVGRKRNLLDVARFLTYAVDECGAPTRFYPPSKAKINELIGSAETSAADHLTPPVMPEDLAALLDQLEADGEHELRLAVGLVGLFGLRPAELAVLQVRDGKAYVGNVKRNSSNLGSKAKPARLVKPIDIAGREGEGERLLQLYASGLVKLPKSIRTQIALVEQKGKFQDVGADFRQKLERYKPWQALVARCPGVTPYSLRHGYAWRAHCCSANPMHPRIAAALMGHNVATHLKHYGQWTDEASLEAAVDRYNQGVHPVAA from the coding sequence ATGGCACCCCGTCAGCAATGGTTCGACCTCCTGCGGCTGCAGCTTCGCCAGCAGCACGGCAAGGGTTGGAGCGTGCGGGAGATTGGGGCCAGCAGCCGCAACCCGATCGGACGGTGTCAGCTCACAAGGATCTGGGAGGATCGCACCCGCTCCAGCGTGGTGATGCCTCTGGAGTGGAAGGCCACCAATGCAACCGCGATCCTGGCAACCGTTGGCCAATTGCGCAGCCTGATGGAGGAGCGCAACCTCAGCCTGCAGGATGCGCACAAGCTCAACACTGAGCTGCTGTCAGGCCCTGCTGCTACCCAGGAAGGTTTTGCGGGCTGGCCAGAGGTCGCCGCTCGATTCCTGAAGTCACAAGACGGCAGGCGCAGCTCAACACTCCGCGATTTGACCGCAAGGGTCGAGCGAACGCTGCAGGCATTGCAGACGAAGCCGGCGCCTCGGGATGGTGCGTCCTTAATGCGCACCTATGCCAGTAAGTTCTTCGAGAGCTGCCCTGCTGGCGGCGTAGGCCGGAAGCGCAATCTTCTCGACGTGGCCCGCTTTCTCACCTATGCAGTCGATGAGTGCGGAGCGCCGACAAGGTTCTACCCACCGAGCAAGGCAAAGATCAATGAGTTGATTGGTTCAGCCGAGACTTCAGCCGCCGATCACCTGACGCCGCCGGTCATGCCAGAGGATCTGGCAGCTCTGCTGGATCAGTTGGAGGCCGATGGTGAGCATGAGCTGCGGCTGGCGGTTGGGCTGGTGGGTCTGTTCGGTCTAAGACCTGCTGAGCTGGCTGTGCTCCAAGTGCGTGATGGCAAGGCTTATGTGGGCAACGTGAAGCGCAACAGCAGCAATTTGGGCAGCAAAGCCAAACCAGCCCGGCTGGTGAAGCCCATTGATATTGCAGGTCGTGAGGGTGAGGGTGAGCGCCTGCTGCAGCTCTATGCCAGTGGGCTAGTGAAGCTGCCTAAGTCGATCCGCACTCAGATCGCCCTGGTGGAGCAGAAGGGCAAGTTCCAGGACGTTGGAGCTGACTTCCGCCAGAAGCTGGAGCGCTACAAGCCATGGCAGGCATTGGTGGCGCGGTGCCCAGGGGTCACGCCCTATTCACTGCGGCATGGGTATGCGTGGCGGGCACACTGCTGCAGCGCTAACCCCATGCACCCAAGAATCGCAGCAGCGCTGATGGGGCACAACGTTGCCACTCACCTGAAGCATTACGGGCAATGGACGGATGAGGCCAGCCTTGAGGCTGCCGTGGATCGATACAACCAAGGGGTTCACCCTGTGGCTGCCTAG